One part of the Terriglobia bacterium genome encodes these proteins:
- a CDS encoding SDR family oxidoreductase, which translates to MKHHLITGAASGFGFALARTLLSRGDSVLACDINPAPMEQLRAFATAPAQLSTRQLDVRDPAQWEQTMQVAVQLWPRIDTVMNVAGVLRPDFIADIKPADIDLTFDVNTKGAIHGTQAAFRAMRNQADQNGRGHIINLASMAGITPVPGMSIYSASKFALRGYSLTIAHELKQYKISMTVICPSGADTPLVEPYRHKTQAALIFVGPLLTTDQVVHAIVDQALVKRPAEMALPRGRGLLAKAAGSFPGLANMFAGSMMRTGQRNQAKLK; encoded by the coding sequence ATGAAACATCACCTCATCACTGGCGCCGCCAGCGGCTTCGGCTTTGCTCTTGCGCGCACGCTGCTTTCCCGTGGCGACTCCGTCCTCGCCTGCGACATCAACCCTGCCCCCATGGAACAGCTCCGCGCCTTCGCCACAGCGCCCGCTCAACTCAGCACTCGCCAACTCGACGTCCGCGATCCCGCGCAGTGGGAACAAACCATGCAGGTTGCCGTCCAGCTCTGGCCCAGAATCGACACGGTGATGAACGTTGCCGGAGTCCTGCGGCCGGATTTCATTGCCGATATCAAGCCGGCTGATATCGATCTCACCTTCGACGTCAACACCAAAGGCGCAATCCACGGCACCCAGGCCGCTTTTCGCGCGATGCGCAACCAAGCCGATCAAAACGGCCGTGGCCACATCATCAACCTGGCTTCCATGGCTGGCATTACGCCGGTACCCGGCATGTCCATCTATAGCGCTTCAAAGTTTGCTCTGCGCGGCTACTCGCTCACGATTGCTCACGAACTCAAGCAATATAAAATTTCAATGACCGTTATCTGCCCCTCCGGCGCGGACACGCCGTTGGTTGAGCCGTACCGGCACAAGACGCAAGCGGCGTTGATCTTCGTCGGGCCCTTGCTTACGACCGATCAGGTCGTGCATGCCATCGTCGATCAAGCTCTGGTGAAACGTCCCGCAGAAATGGCTCTGCCTCGCGGGCGAGGTCTGCTGGCCAAGGCTGCTGGCAGCTTTCCCGGGCTCGCCAATATGTTCGCCGGCTCCATGATGCGCACCGGACAGCGCAATCAGGCAAAGCTGAAATGA
- a CDS encoding YdeI/OmpD-associated family protein: protein MPIHPVLARELRQSKRLQKFFDSLPESSRHQIDREVREVKKEETRLRRAQLAAEYLMEAMEAELDPPPLMKAAFRRNAQARQGWELMPQSLRRQYLIFIFRGRYPETRALYIERTILDAAQYADRRAGNATNPDVET from the coding sequence ATGCCCATCCACCCCGTTCTCGCCCGCGAACTCCGCCAGTCCAAACGCCTTCAGAAATTCTTCGATTCCCTCCCCGAATCCTCGCGCCACCAGATCGACCGTGAGGTCCGCGAAGTTAAAAAAGAAGAGACGCGCCTGCGCCGCGCGCAGCTCGCCGCTGAATATCTGATGGAAGCCATGGAAGCCGAGCTCGACCCGCCGCCGCTGATGAAAGCTGCATTCCGCCGCAACGCCCAGGCCCGCCAGGGATGGGAACTCATGCCGCAATCGCTCCGCCGCCAATACCTGATCTTCATCTTCCGCGGCCGCTATCCTGAAACGCGCGCCCTTTACATCGAGCGGACCATCCTGGATGCCGCCCAATACGCCGACAGACGCGCAGGAAACGCCACGAACCCGGACGTAGAGACGTAG
- a CDS encoding DUF4440 domain-containing protein: MKRKYSALMAVLLGTALVLGGWTKQATITQGELVRNTQELFDAVAVGDQSPFKKYYADDVLFSDEKGRNMDKAALVKDVTPLPPGYSGTIKIVRPQSRIVGDTAILSYDLDETETIFGQKLSARYHEIDTWMYRSGKWHIIATQVHRYYEDPAPGKADTSKFEDYVGTYRLGPERTITIATEDGHLYEQRKGREREELIPEASDIFFRKGVEGRTLFGHGDDGKVNSLIDRRNNEDVVWTKAK; the protein is encoded by the coding sequence ATGAAGCGCAAATATTCTGCATTGATGGCAGTGTTGCTTGGGACTGCTTTGGTCCTCGGCGGATGGACTAAACAAGCCACGATCACCCAGGGCGAGCTGGTGCGGAACACGCAGGAGCTTTTTGATGCTGTGGCCGTCGGCGACCAGTCGCCATTCAAGAAATACTACGCCGATGACGTCTTGTTCTCCGATGAAAAAGGCAGAAATATGGACAAAGCAGCACTCGTGAAAGATGTGACGCCGCTGCCGCCAGGGTACTCAGGAACCATTAAGATTGTTCGGCCGCAAAGCCGTATTGTGGGCGATACTGCGATCCTCAGCTACGACCTTGATGAAACTGAGACTATTTTCGGCCAGAAATTGTCTGCCCGCTATCATGAGATTGACACGTGGATGTATCGGAGCGGCAAATGGCATATCATTGCCACACAGGTGCATCGATACTATGAAGACCCGGCACCGGGCAAGGCGGATACAAGCAAGTTCGAAGATTACGTCGGAACGTATCGGCTGGGACCGGAACGAACGATAACCATCGCCACGGAAGACGGCCATCTATACGAACAGCGCAAAGGCCGAGAGCGGGAAGAACTGATTCCGGAAGCCAGCGATATTTTCTTTCGCAAAGGCGTGGAAGGCCGGACGCTTTTTGGTCATGGCGATGACGGCAAGGTGAACTCGCTCATTGATCGCAGAAACAATGAAGACGTGGTGTGGACGAAAGCGAAGTAA